A single genomic interval of Nocardioides nitrophenolicus harbors:
- a CDS encoding metal-sulfur cluster assembly factor, whose product MSESIDNSDLPEVPEAGGSTNASSNVALADIEEAMKDVVDPELGINVVDLGLVYGIHVDENTNLVLDMTLTSAACPLTDVITDQTESALEGLVNDVAINWVWMPPWGPDKITPDGREQLRALGFNV is encoded by the coding sequence ATGAGCGAGTCCATCGACAACAGCGACCTGCCCGAGGTCCCCGAGGCCGGCGGCAGCACGAACGCCTCCTCCAACGTGGCCCTCGCCGACATCGAGGAGGCGATGAAGGACGTCGTCGACCCGGAGCTCGGCATCAACGTGGTCGACCTCGGCCTGGTCTACGGCATCCACGTCGACGAGAACACCAACCTCGTCCTCGACATGACCCTCACCTCGGCGGCCTGTCCGCTGACCGACGTGATCACCGACCAGACCGAGTCGGCGCTCGAGGGCCTGGTCAACGACGTCGCGATCAACTGGGTCTGGATGCCGCCGTGGGGTCCCGACAAGATCACCCCCGACGGTCGCGAGCAGCTGCGCGCCCTCGGCTTCAACGTCTGA
- the sufU gene encoding Fe-S cluster assembly sulfur transfer protein SufU has translation MAATDLDALYQEIILDHYKNPHGKGLREHADHTAEVHHVNPTCGDEVTLRVHLADGVVDDVSYDALGCSISQASASVLYDLVVGKSVDEAMEIHQEFLTLMQGKGAVEPDEDVLEDGIAFAGVAKFPARVKCALLSWMAWKDATAQVVAGDGDK, from the coding sequence ATGGCTGCCACCGACCTGGATGCCCTGTACCAGGAGATCATCCTCGACCACTACAAGAACCCCCACGGTAAGGGGCTGCGGGAGCACGCCGACCACACGGCCGAGGTGCACCACGTCAACCCGACCTGTGGCGACGAGGTCACCCTGCGGGTGCACCTGGCCGACGGGGTCGTCGACGACGTGTCGTACGACGCCCTCGGCTGCTCGATCTCGCAGGCATCCGCCTCGGTGCTCTACGACCTCGTGGTCGGCAAGAGCGTCGACGAGGCGATGGAGATCCACCAGGAGTTCCTCACCCTGATGCAGGGCAAGGGCGCCGTGGAGCCCGACGAGGACGTGCTCGAGGACGGCATCGCGTTCGCCGGCGTGGCGAAGTTCCCGGCGCGGGTGAAGTGCGCGCTGCTGTCCTGGATGGCGTGGAAGGACGCGACGGCGCAGGTCGTCGCGGGAGACGGAGACAAGTGA
- a CDS encoding cysteine desulfurase, translating to MTLEGLLPELAVIRKDFPILERTLAGGLPLVYLDSANTSQKPQVVIDTMVDHLERHNANIARAMHQLGAESTEAFEAARDKVAAFIGAPERDEVIFTKNASEALNLVANTLAWAGPLQVGAGDEVVITEMEHHSNIVPWQLLTQRTGATLRWFGLTDDGRLDLSNVDELITERTKVVSLTWVSNMLGTINPIAEIARRAHAVGAIVVVDASQAAPQLPIDLAAMPAEERPDLLAFTGHKVVGPTGIGVLWGSRAVLDQLPPFLGGGEMIETVRMEGSTYAGIPHKFEAGTPPIVEAIGLGAAVEYLGHIGLDAIHAHEQAITAYALDGLRSVKGLTVLGPLDAALRGGAISFELDGVHPHDIAQVLDSRGIAVRAGHHCAKPAHARFGVQSSTRMSSYLYTEPREIDALVEALEYTRSYFKLD from the coding sequence ATGACCCTGGAGGGGCTCCTCCCGGAGCTGGCGGTCATCCGCAAGGACTTCCCGATCCTCGAGCGCACGCTCGCGGGCGGGCTGCCGCTGGTCTATCTCGACAGCGCCAACACCTCGCAGAAGCCGCAGGTGGTCATCGACACGATGGTCGACCACCTCGAGCGCCACAACGCCAACATCGCCCGCGCGATGCACCAGCTCGGCGCGGAGTCGACCGAGGCGTTCGAGGCCGCGCGCGACAAGGTGGCGGCGTTCATCGGCGCGCCCGAGCGCGACGAGGTGATCTTCACCAAGAACGCCTCCGAGGCGCTCAACCTGGTCGCCAACACGCTGGCCTGGGCGGGTCCGCTCCAGGTCGGCGCCGGTGACGAGGTGGTCATCACCGAGATGGAGCACCACTCCAACATCGTGCCGTGGCAGCTGCTCACCCAGCGCACGGGTGCGACGCTGCGCTGGTTCGGCCTGACCGACGACGGGCGGCTCGACCTCTCGAACGTCGACGAGCTGATCACCGAGCGCACCAAGGTCGTCTCGCTCACCTGGGTGTCCAACATGCTCGGCACGATCAACCCGATCGCCGAGATCGCCAGGCGCGCCCACGCGGTCGGCGCCATCGTCGTCGTCGACGCGTCCCAGGCCGCGCCCCAGCTGCCGATCGACCTCGCCGCGATGCCGGCCGAGGAGCGCCCCGACCTGCTGGCCTTCACCGGCCACAAGGTGGTCGGCCCGACCGGCATCGGCGTGCTGTGGGGCTCGCGTGCGGTGCTCGACCAGCTGCCCCCGTTCCTCGGTGGCGGCGAGATGATCGAGACCGTGCGGATGGAGGGCTCGACGTACGCCGGCATCCCTCACAAGTTCGAGGCCGGCACCCCGCCCATCGTCGAGGCGATCGGCCTCGGCGCGGCGGTGGAGTACCTCGGCCACATCGGCCTGGACGCGATCCACGCCCACGAGCAGGCGATCACCGCCTACGCCCTCGACGGCCTGCGTTCGGTCAAGGGCCTGACGGTGCTCGGTCCGCTCGACGCGGCCCTGCGCGGCGGCGCGATCTCCTTCGAGCTCGACGGCGTGCACCCCCACGACATCGCGCAGGTGCTCGACAGCCGGGGCATCGCCGTGCGCGCCGGCCACCACTGCGCCAAGCCGGCCCACGCCCGGTTCGGGGTGCAGAGCTCGACGCGGATGTCGTCGTACCTCTACACCGAGCCGCGTGAGATCGACGCCCTGGTCGAGGCGCTGGAATACACCCGCTCCTACTTCAAGTTGGACTGA
- the sufC gene encoding Fe-S cluster assembly ATPase SufC, translating to MSTLEIKNLQVSVDTEDGAKEILKGVTLTIKDGETHAIMGPNGSGKSTTAYSIAGHPKYTVTGGEVLLDGENVLEMSVDERARAGLFLAMQYPVEVPGVSMANFLRTAKTAIDGEAPKLRTWVKDVNGALDRMKLDTQFSSRSVNEGFSGGEKKRAEIAQLDLLDPKFAILDEIDSGLDIDALKVVSDGINDYAARDGKGLLLITHYTRILRYVKPDVVHVFVDGRIAESGGPELADELEANGYERFTTAGV from the coding sequence ATGAGCACCCTCGAGATCAAGAACCTGCAGGTGTCCGTCGACACCGAGGACGGAGCCAAGGAGATCCTCAAGGGCGTCACGCTGACCATCAAGGACGGCGAGACCCACGCGATCATGGGCCCCAACGGCTCGGGCAAGTCCACCACGGCGTACTCCATCGCGGGTCACCCGAAGTACACCGTCACCGGCGGCGAGGTCCTCCTCGACGGCGAGAACGTGCTCGAGATGAGCGTCGACGAGCGCGCCCGCGCCGGCCTGTTCCTGGCGATGCAGTACCCCGTCGAGGTGCCCGGCGTCTCGATGGCCAACTTCCTGCGCACCGCCAAGACCGCCATCGACGGCGAGGCGCCCAAGCTGCGCACCTGGGTCAAGGACGTCAACGGCGCCCTCGACCGGATGAAGCTCGACACCCAGTTCTCGTCGCGCTCGGTCAACGAGGGTTTCTCGGGCGGCGAGAAGAAGCGCGCCGAGATCGCCCAGCTCGACCTGCTCGACCCGAAGTTCGCGATCCTCGACGAGATCGACTCCGGTCTCGACATCGACGCGCTCAAGGTCGTCTCCGACGGCATCAACGACTACGCCGCACGCGACGGCAAGGGCCTGCTGCTGATCACGCACTACACGCGGATCCTGCGCTACGTGAAGCCCGACGTCGTGCACGTCTTCGTCGACGGCCGGATCGCCGAGTCGGGTGGCCCCGAGCTGGCCGACGAGCTCGAGGCGAACGGCTACGAGCGCTTCACGACCGCCGGAGTCTGA
- a CDS encoding non-heme iron oxygenase ferredoxin subunit, whose product MSFERVASLADVPTDEALGVTVDRYDVAIARDGDDVYALQDLCSHAAVQLSEGEVAECTIECWLHGSTFDLRTGKPTSLPATEPVATFPVEVRDGDIYVDVTTTLNGVTPA is encoded by the coding sequence GTGAGCTTCGAGCGCGTGGCGTCGCTGGCCGACGTGCCGACCGACGAGGCCCTCGGGGTCACCGTCGACCGCTACGACGTCGCGATCGCCCGCGACGGCGACGACGTCTACGCCCTACAGGACCTCTGCTCCCACGCCGCGGTCCAGCTCAGCGAGGGCGAGGTCGCCGAGTGCACCATCGAGTGCTGGCTGCACGGCTCGACCTTCGACCTGCGCACCGGCAAGCCCACCAGCCTCCCGGCGACCGAACCGGTCGCCACCTTCCCCGTCGAAGTGCGTGACGGCGACATCTACGTCGACGTCACCACGACCCTGAATGGAGTCACCCCCGCATGA
- the sufD gene encoding Fe-S cluster assembly protein SufD, whose translation MTAEVLENALEKVESHLHPEGSFDVDAHEVPTGREEIWRFTPLKRLREIHADAPLAGTSYTPTFDAPEGVKVERVEDDSLKGVSGLVPWDRISARALAETKSSLAVTIPAEAVLERPVFVTIEGTGTDEATAAHAVIRAERFSRAIVVLRFEGSMTLADNVEIVVEDGAQLTVVSIDDWADDAVHVGHRHIRVGRDAQFKHVDITFGGDVVRHDTTADYAGPGGAVEMLGLYFADAGQHIEHRLFVDHTAPKTKSNVVYKGALQGEKAHTVWIGNVLIRKVAEGIETYEENRNLVLTDGCQADSVPNLEIETGEIEGAGHASATARFDDEQLFYLRSRGISEKEAQRLVVHGFFNDLIRQVGVPELEESLAATVEAELAKNVLEGAL comes from the coding sequence ATGACCGCCGAAGTCTTGGAGAACGCCCTCGAGAAGGTCGAGAGCCACCTCCACCCCGAAGGATCGTTCGACGTCGACGCCCACGAGGTGCCGACCGGTCGCGAGGAGATCTGGCGCTTCACCCCGCTCAAGCGGCTGCGCGAGATCCACGCCGACGCGCCGCTCGCCGGCACGTCGTACACGCCCACCTTCGACGCCCCCGAGGGCGTCAAGGTCGAGCGGGTCGAGGACGACTCGCTCAAGGGCGTCTCGGGGCTGGTGCCGTGGGACCGCATCTCCGCCCGCGCCCTGGCCGAGACGAAGAGCAGCCTGGCGGTGACCATCCCGGCCGAGGCGGTGCTGGAGCGCCCGGTCTTCGTGACCATCGAGGGCACCGGCACCGACGAGGCCACGGCGGCGCACGCCGTGATCCGCGCCGAGCGGTTCAGCCGGGCCATCGTCGTGCTCCGCTTCGAGGGCTCGATGACCCTGGCCGACAACGTCGAGATCGTGGTCGAGGACGGCGCCCAGCTGACCGTCGTGTCGATCGACGACTGGGCCGACGACGCCGTCCACGTCGGCCACCGCCACATCCGGGTGGGCCGCGACGCGCAGTTCAAGCACGTCGACATCACCTTCGGCGGCGACGTGGTGCGCCACGACACCACCGCCGACTACGCCGGCCCGGGTGGCGCGGTGGAGATGCTCGGCCTCTACTTCGCCGACGCCGGACAGCACATCGAGCACCGCCTCTTCGTCGACCACACCGCCCCCAAGACCAAGTCGAACGTGGTCTACAAGGGCGCGCTGCAGGGCGAGAAGGCGCACACCGTGTGGATCGGCAACGTGCTGATCCGCAAGGTCGCCGAGGGCATCGAGACCTACGAGGAGAACCGCAACCTGGTCCTCACCGACGGCTGCCAGGCCGACTCGGTCCCCAACCTGGAGATCGAGACCGGCGAGATCGAGGGCGCGGGCCACGCGTCCGCGACGGCGCGGTTCGACGACGAGCAGCTGTTCTACCTGCGCTCGCGCGGCATCTCCGAGAAGGAGGCGCAGCGCCTGGTCGTCCACGGCTTCTTCAACGACCTGATCCGTCAGGTCGGCGTCCCCGAGCTCGAGGAGAGCCTCGCCGCCACCGTCGAGGCCGAGCTCGCCAAGAACGTCCTCGAGGGTGCGCTGTGA
- the sufB gene encoding Fe-S cluster assembly protein SufB: MTSIEELNPELKGIGRYDFGWSDKNDVGANAKRGLNEDVVRDISSKKSEPGWMLDLRLKGLKLFDRKPMPTWGSDLSAIDFDNIKYFVRSTERQAQSWEDLPEDIKNTYDKLGIPEAEKQRLVAGVAAQYESEVVYHQIREDLEEQGVIFLDTDTALKEHEDLFKEYFGTVIPVGDNKFSALNTSVWSGGSFIYVPKGVHVDIPLQAYFRINTENMGQFERTLIIVDEDAYVHYVEGCTAPIYSSDSLHSAVVEIIVKKGGRCRYTTIQNWSNNVYNLVTKRAVCEAGATMEWVDGNIGSKVTMKYPAVYLMGEHAKGETLSIAFAGEGQHQDAGAKMVHAAPHTSSSILSKSVARGGGRTSYRGLIQVNEGAHGSKSNVLCDALLVDQISRSDTYPYVDIREDDVSMGHEASVSKVSDDQLFYLMSRGMEQDEAMAMIVRGFVEPIAKELPMEYALELNRLIELQMEGAVG, from the coding sequence ATGACCTCGATCGAAGAGCTGAACCCCGAGCTCAAGGGGATCGGTCGCTACGACTTCGGCTGGTCCGACAAGAACGACGTCGGCGCCAACGCCAAGCGCGGCCTCAACGAGGACGTCGTGCGCGACATCTCCTCGAAGAAGAGCGAGCCGGGCTGGATGCTCGACCTGCGGCTCAAGGGCCTCAAGCTCTTCGACCGCAAGCCGATGCCGACGTGGGGCTCCGACCTGTCCGCGATCGACTTCGACAACATCAAGTACTTCGTGCGGTCCACCGAGAGGCAGGCCCAGAGCTGGGAGGACCTGCCCGAGGACATCAAGAACACCTACGACAAGCTCGGCATCCCCGAGGCGGAGAAGCAGCGCCTGGTCGCCGGCGTCGCCGCGCAGTACGAGTCGGAGGTCGTCTACCACCAGATCCGCGAGGACCTGGAGGAGCAGGGCGTCATCTTCCTCGACACCGACACCGCGCTGAAGGAGCACGAGGACCTCTTCAAGGAGTACTTCGGCACCGTCATCCCGGTCGGTGACAACAAGTTCTCCGCGCTCAACACCTCGGTGTGGTCGGGCGGCTCGTTCATCTACGTCCCGAAGGGTGTCCACGTCGACATCCCGCTGCAGGCCTACTTCCGGATCAACACCGAGAACATGGGCCAGTTCGAGCGGACGCTGATCATCGTCGACGAGGACGCCTACGTCCACTACGTCGAGGGCTGTACCGCGCCGATCTACAGCAGCGACTCGCTGCACTCCGCGGTCGTCGAGATCATCGTCAAGAAGGGCGGCCGCTGCCGCTACACGACCATCCAGAACTGGTCCAACAACGTCTACAACCTCGTCACCAAGCGCGCGGTCTGCGAGGCCGGTGCGACGATGGAGTGGGTCGACGGCAACATCGGCTCCAAGGTGACCATGAAGTACCCGGCGGTCTACCTGATGGGCGAGCACGCCAAGGGCGAGACGCTCTCCATCGCCTTCGCGGGCGAGGGCCAGCACCAGGACGCCGGCGCCAAGATGGTCCACGCCGCGCCCCACACCTCCTCCTCGATCCTGTCCAAGTCGGTCGCCCGCGGCGGCGGCCGCACGTCGTACCGCGGCCTGATCCAGGTCAACGAGGGCGCCCACGGCTCGAAGTCCAACGTGCTGTGCGACGCGCTGCTGGTCGACCAGATCAGCCGCTCCGACACCTATCCCTACGTCGACATCCGCGAGGACGACGTGTCGATGGGCCACGAGGCGTCGGTCTCGAAGGTCTCCGACGACCAGCTGTTCTACCTGATGTCCCGGGGCATGGAGCAGGACGAGGCGATGGCGATGATCGTGCGCGGCTTCGTCGAGCCGATCGCCAAGGAGCTCCCGATGGAGTACGCCCTCGAGCTGAACCGCCTGATCGAGCTGCAGATGGAAGGTGCCGTCGGCTGA
- a CDS encoding helix-turn-helix transcriptional regulator: MTETDQPTRQRVARSILVNGPSTAAALAERLQLTPAAVRRHLDQLLAEGAVDARDPRPAGTRGRGRPAKVFALTERGRDAFDQQYDDLATEAIRFLAETVGEEAVRAFAERRAAFIERRFPEVAAEHPAASPAEVLALVFSDEGYAASVRELPVVGEQLCQQHCPVSHVAHEFPQLCEAETEAIGRVLGTHVQRLATIAHGDGVCTTCIPSTQKEQVTS; encoded by the coding sequence GTGACCGAGACCGATCAGCCGACGCGTCAGCGCGTCGCGCGCTCGATCCTGGTCAACGGCCCGTCCACGGCGGCGGCGCTCGCGGAGCGCCTCCAGCTCACCCCCGCGGCCGTACGACGCCACCTCGACCAGCTGCTCGCGGAGGGCGCCGTCGACGCCCGCGACCCGCGTCCCGCCGGCACCCGCGGCCGGGGTCGCCCGGCGAAGGTGTTCGCGCTCACCGAGCGTGGTCGCGACGCCTTCGACCAGCAGTACGACGACCTGGCCACCGAGGCGATCCGCTTCCTCGCAGAGACGGTCGGGGAGGAGGCGGTGCGCGCGTTCGCCGAGCGGCGGGCCGCGTTCATCGAGCGCCGCTTCCCCGAGGTCGCGGCCGAGCACCCGGCGGCGTCGCCGGCCGAGGTGCTCGCGCTGGTGTTCTCCGACGAGGGCTATGCCGCCTCGGTCCGCGAGCTGCCGGTGGTGGGGGAGCAGCTGTGCCAGCAGCACTGCCCGGTCTCCCACGTCGCCCACGAGTTCCCCCAGCTGTGCGAGGCCGAGACCGAGGCCATCGGTCGCGTCCTCGGCACCCACGTCCAGCGCCTGGCCACCATCGCCCACGGCGACGGGGTGTGCACCACGTGCATCCCCTCAACACAGAAGGAGCAGGTCACGTCATGA